DNA sequence from the Malus domestica chromosome 11, GDT2T_hap1 genome:
ggttgagcatttttgcaggtctgcctgtccattgaggatggaggtcgacatatataggagtttccctaacaacaagtagtaacgctattcctttaccctgcttggtcatatcACGGTAGTGGGaactgccagcttcacgtgtgtcagagcactttgaaaaagtggtctgtggtatctggaaagctgatgttgcgtgtgaagattacagacaagctttatccaaggagatctggctctcgaagttgagaaagcggtgcctcttcggttttcgaacaagcaatcctgtcggggatctggctctcgagattcggagaacgatgccttttcgatttttaagagagcaatcctgctaggagtctggctctcgagattcgaagagcgatgtctcttcgatttttgagaaagtaatcatgttgggagtctggctctcgagattaagaggacggtgcctcttcgattttggagcaagcaatcttgttgggagtgttttctcgaatgtgagtaaaggttgggcatgtttgctagtctaccttgccacggagcacaaaggttgacacatatggactttccaattatccagcagtggtgctgttcctttactcttgtgggtaataatatggtagctagaccttcaaaatttatgtgtctaaactttgttagtgttgtttctttgctattcttttacccttcttggtcatagcgacgtgggagctgcaagcttcacgtgtctaaactttgtcagagatctttggcaaagttatctgtggtacccatgagctgatggtgcgtgtggaaagtggatgattgaacagtaagattcacgtgctttctacttcaccagaaatcttcaacagaatgtccgtaatttcagcaaagctgagtgtgcatgtgacaggtgctgacaaggctgagaaaagcaggtgcctcttcgatttctgagatcagccctcgtggtctctgagcagcttagcttttgagaaagcaagcgcctcttcgatttctgagatcggccctcatggtctctgagcagcccagcttttgagaaagcaaacgcctcttcaatttctgggcaggcgtctcttcgatttctgaagctccgtcgagtgcagatttttatagaggctggcattaagttccaaagcacacttgaatcttcaccagtagaagctcccttcttgcacttctaagatcttgatttgtccgaccttttctctcttcaacacctttgaaaatgtctggcccctccgaccgtcgttttgacttgaaccttgttgaagaggcagccacaccttctccagacaacatatggcgcccatccttcttatcccctactggtcctcttaccgttggggattccgtgatgaagaatgatatgactgctgcggtggtggccaggaaccttctcactcccaaagataacagactactttccaaacggtctgatgagttggctgttaaggattctctggctctaagtgttcagtgtgcaggttctgtgtctaatatgacccaacgcctatttgctcgaacccgccaagttgaatcattggcggctgaagtgatgagtctcaaacaggagattagaggactcaagcatgagaataaacagttgcaccggctcgcacatgactatgctacaaacatgaagaggaagcttgaccagatgaaggaatctgatggtcaggttttacttgatcatcagcggtttgtgggtttgttccaaaggcatttattgcattcgtcttctggggctgtaccgcgtaatgaagctccaaatgatcaacctccgatgcctcctccttctagggttttgtccagtactgaggctccgaatgatccccctccgatgccttctctttctggggctctaccgactgctgagacttctcctaagctacctttgtgaaggctccctcttgtttgtttattttgactcatgtatatgtacatatttgtaacttattggaaatatcaataaataagctttacttcatttcaacgtattgtgttaaatacactaaagccttcttcactcagtggggtcggctatatgaatcttagaacgccattgtgctcggtcctgtgtcatgtcctccgttagatccaaatactctaaatcttttcttagagtctcttccaaagttttcctaggtcttcctctaccccttcggccctgaacctctgtcccgtagtcgcatcttctaaccggagcgtcagtaggccttctttgcacatgtccaaaccaccgtaaccgattttctctcaatttttctacaatttcagctactcctactttacctcggatatcctcattcctaatcttatcctttctcgtgtgcccacacatccaacgaagcatcctcgtctccgctacacccattttgtgtacgtgttgatgcttcaccgcccaacattttgagccatacagcatcgccgaccttattaccgtcatataaaattttcccttaagcttcaatGGCagacggcggtcacacaacacatcggatgcactcttccacttcatccatccagcttgtattctatggttgagatctccatctaattctccgttcttttgcaagatagatcctaagtagcgaaaacgatcgctctttggtatttcctgatctccgatcctcacccctaactcattttgacctGCATTTGTactgaacttgcacttcatatattctgtctttgatcgacttaggcgaagacctttagattccaacacttctttccaaaggttaagcttcgcatttaccccttcctgagtttcatctatcaacactatatcgtctgcgaaaagcatacaccaaggaatatcatcttgaatatgtcctgttaactcatccattaccgacgcaaaaaggtaaggacttaaggatgagccttgatgtaatcttacagttatggggaagctttcggtctgtccttcatgagttcttacggcagtctttgctccttcatacatatcctttatagcttggatatatgctactcgtactcttttcttctctaaaatcctccaaagaatgtctcttgggaccctatcatacactttttccaaatctataaagaccatgtgtaaatcctttttccatctctatatctttccatcaatcttcgtaagagatagatttcCTCCATgattgagcgccctggcatgaacccgaattggttccgaaacccgtgtctcttgcctcaatctatgctcaatgactctctcccagagcttcattgtatgactcattagcttaatacccctataattcatgcaattttgtacgtcgcccttattcttgtaataggcaccaaagtgctctttcgccactcatttggcatcttcttcgttttcaaaatcctgtTGAAAaagtcagtgagccatgctatacctgtctctcccaagactttccacacttcgatcggtatatcgtttgggcccactgcttttctatgcttcatcttcttcaaagctacaaccacttcttccttcctgattcaacgataaaaggagtagtttctacactcttctgagttactcaactcccctaaagaagtactcctttcatgtcctttattgaaaagattatgaaaataacctctccatctgtctttgaccgcattctctgtagcaagaacctttccatcctcatccctgatgcacctcacttggtttaggtcccttgtcttcttttcccttgctctagctagtttatagatatccaactctccttctttggtatctagtcgcttatacatgtcATAaaccgctaacttagcttctctcacagctttcttcgcctcttgcttcgctcttctatacctttcaccattttcatcggtcctgtccttgtataaggctttacaacattccttcttagtcttcacctttgtttgtacctcctcattccaccaccaagattccttttggtgtggagcagagcccttggactctcctaatacctcttttgctacttttcggatacaactagccatggaatcccacatttggctagcttccccctctctatcccacccacactgggtgattactttctctttgaaaatggcttgtttttctccttttagattccaccatctagtctttgggcacttccaagtcttgttcttttttctcactcttttgatatgtacatccatcaccaacaagcgatgttgattagccaagctctctcccggtataactttgcaatccttacaagttatacgatcccctttcctcattagaagaaaatctatttgtgtttttgacgacccactcttgtaggtgatcacatgttcttctctcttcttaaagaaggtgttggctaagaagagatcatatgccattacaaaatccaagatagtttccccatcctcgtttctctccccaaaaccatggccaccatgaaaacctccatagttgcctgtctccctgcccacgtgtccatttaaatctcctcctgtaaataacttctccgtctaggcaattccttgcaccaagtctctaAGGTCTtctcaaaatttctccttcgaactcgtatccaactctacttgaggtgcgtatgcactaatcacattgataagttctggtcctattacaatcttgattgccatgattctatctcctaccctcttgacatctacaacatcttgtgtcaaggtcttgtccacgatgatgccaacaccatttctcgttctatttgtgcccgaataccaaagttaaaccctgagttttctagatcctttgccttaagaccaattcacttagtttcttgtaggcacataatatttatccttttcctcaccataacttccactacttctaTAAATTTTCCCGTTAatgttcctatattccacgttcctaaacgcattctactctcttgaactctacccttctgtcctaacttcttcacccacccccgtccaataggatcaaagtacttcttttgtgtgtcctgtgtaaagttgataggagcatatgctcccaaacaactttgagtggagtcgttcgaaaagaagtttctatggcccccttgcttaTTTAACACtacatccgggtgccgatggagatacagcgacccttgctcccttatcactgtgctcgggccacacagcgcgccacttacgggtgacaccctagctttagcgcgatttcgttctggattcattttcataaggattcgacgtaattgAGGAGTGCCGGGTTTGACAATATTGACGTGAAATAATAATCTACGAACATTACATCACATAGAATCAGCTTGGTTACATGAAGCGTGCAACTTAGTAAACATAAGTCTAGGTTTAGAATTCGAAAGCGCAAACTGGTGATGCTTCAATCCCTTTAACCTCTCTCATACCAACAGTACATACCCAATGTAAAAAGTATAAACAGCTTATAATTATTGCTTATGCTCAGAAGAGTTGAATGCTTCTTGATTGATACAAGCCTATCGGATTATCTTTTATTCAAGCTATATACAGTCAAAATACGCCTGCAGATTGTGTGCCTCCAAAGAGAAGAGACTTGCTTGTTTCAAAGTAATACTAGAGGAAACAGAAACACACAGGACTGAGGTGACAGCAAAGATCAAGTATGTGATCTCGCATTGGGGTGAGGCTGAATCAGTTAGGAAATTGGTTATGGCTGCGACTTCCGTATGTGCATTAAACATCGTCAAATGGAAtaggataaaaaataaaaacaaagaaacaaattcAGATGTTTGTAGTCACTAGTTCCTTAAGAACGACTGAGAAAAGATATGATTGTGTTTTCAACTAATATTAGCCAGCATCCGAGCTACTGAAAAATAATGACGAACCTGCACATTTATATGTCTACAATACGCAGCTCATCTCAGTTCAAGAAATATTTTGTGACAATCAATATCTCCATTTCAGCATCAAAGAATAAGGGAAGTTCAAAGTGAAGAAAACATACTGAAATATGGACTTaccaaaaacaaatacaaagaaTTACATGAATCAGGAAGAAGCTTATTACCTTCTCTTTTACAACTTCTTCCCTATTCGAGTTTTGATTCTGCTTTTCGGAAATGCTTGGAGTTGTGTCAAGATCAGGAACAAGTTGTTGCTTCCATTCAAACTGAGAAGTGATTATGAGAATAAGAAGCAGAAAAACAAGCAGCACTGGTCTTGACATCGTTCGCATTTCTTTTAGACCTGTTCAATAGTCAAACCAAGCAAAATACAAATTACAAAACCAGACTAGGCAGTCATCAACTACAAGTTATATTCTActacttctattttacaatttGGGTTCCAAGTATTGGAAAAGAGTTTGACAAAGAAATAGCACTTGCACTCCATCTTCCTATACGTAACATAGAAGTTTACAGAAAAATTTCTAGTGAATTCCCTTTGACACTACAATGCATGGACACGGACACGGACATGGACGCAGACGCGGGGATACGTCAAATTAACAAGAAGAATCGTTGTATGACCACAAGGGAATACGACACAACACGAGGATACGAGGGGATACCACTGTGTCGAAGCATCGTAGATTTGACATAATAACTGATTTTTGTTAGCTAAAGGAAAATTCTGTCTAAGCAATGTTTTCTTGACTAAATAGCAGGTGACGACTGGCGATGATTTTAGTACCAAAGGCCCTAATCCGTGCCTGGATTCAACAAATTCCGAGAACTTACAGACTCAATGAGACAAAATCATTAACCGGAAACTACTATTGCTTCAAGTCAAGTGATTCAAAGtctataaaatgaaaaatttctgaCCATTTTCATGTCCCCGAAATtcccagcaaccaaacaaacacAACATCCATTGAAGCCTTACATGTGAAGAAACCATGTCGGAGCAAAGCATTAAACAATAGACATCATaacaaacaaacagaaaacATCACAAGTAATTAGATAATATTGTagaaatcaaatccaaataCGCAACTCAGGTGCAACTAATTCCAAAGCAGTTCAATTGGGCTCTGTCTCTCAACCAATCCAAACCAAATACGAACAAATTTGtatgattgaaaatttgaatGCTATACGATTTCCCGTCCTAGAATTTACTTTTCCCGGGAAACAAACAGAACCCAGAAAAGGAAAGTCAACCAACAATAGAAAATCAGCAGACGCAAATTGAAACGGAAAGGGAGACTTACAGATCGGCAGCAGGGGCTATGGAACCCTAACTTCATGGTCGGTGGCTCGAAAATGTTATAGGCTAATGGAATTGAGAAAAGCGATCCGCTTTGAATAATTAATTGGGACTGAATAGGATGCTTGCGGTAGCttttaattttgatgaaaaataaTCACTTTTTCCGGCTGATATTAGAAAATGGACTTGAAAGTTGGCTTCGGCCCTTGCtataatattttcaatttcccaaaaaacgaaaatcataagAGCAACTCCATGGAAACTAGGGGTGGGCGTAATGCGGTTCGGTACGATTTCGAGTGAAATCACAATCAAAACCGAAACATTttgcggtgcggttttgaagccaaaaccaaaatgaaaccaaactaTTTGGTTCGattcggttcggtgcggtttcaaactgtttcggtttgatttttgagaaaaaatgtacaatttaaaatatacacctATTTATACATAAGACGACCTTATTTTtctcatatattaattaatgaatatcCAGCAAAACCGCAGCAAAAACAGCAACAACAATGCAGCAAAAAACACTGGCAAAACTGCAAAAAAATATGTAGCAAAACAACagaaaaacagcaccaaaattGCAACAAAAAACTTAGCAAAGCTGCATCAAATCTGCAGAAAATCTGCACCAAATCTGCAGCAAAAAATTGCAACAAAACTACACCAAAGATGAGTTTTAAGAAGATGAGTTAAGGAGATGAAGATGTGTTTCAACCTTCAGGAGTTGCAAAACTAGATGATAATGATAGTCTAGTAACCTAGTTGAACtaattaaagattaaaaatataacatttatttattaattttattatatggTGTGGTTTcagtttcggtgcggttttgaaaacccaaaaccgaaaccaaaccattttctttgccgcggttcggtttcgaaaccgaaaccgtttcaaaaccacaaaaccaaacTGTTCGGTGCGGTTTGATTCGATTCGTATTTCGGTTTTAGTTTTcagttccaagtgcccacccctagtggACACCCCCAGGCTATTCAGTATTTAATCCACTCAGTGAATAGTAACTACCCTTAATGAACAATAActgtcttttgcatctccaccgttGCACTTGAATAACCCTGGCAAtagacaataaaatattag
Encoded proteins:
- the LOC114819565 gene encoding uncharacterized protein isoform X2; the encoded protein is MRTMSRPVLLVFLLLILIITSQFEWKQQLVPDLDTTPSISEKQNQNSNREEVVKEKIILLQEKNIQRLNELVRSLREQLVQCRSKNVTKNQTVSFVTEHVTELERHQIFND
- the LOC114819565 gene encoding uncharacterized protein isoform X1 — translated: MLCSDMVSSHVRLQWMLCLFGCWEFRGHENGLKEMRTMSRPVLLVFLLLILIITSQFEWKQQLVPDLDTTPSISEKQNQNSNREEVVKEKIILLQEKNIQRLNELVRSLREQLVQCRSKNVTKNQTVSFVTEHVTELERHQIFND